The following is a genomic window from Bordetella petrii.
CGTACACGCGGCCGGGGGCGTGGCTGTCGACAATGCGCGCGATGCGCGGTTCCAGGATGAAAGTCAGCAGCACCGTGGCGGCGCCATTGATGATGCCCGAAAGCTGCGAGATCGTGCTGCGATAGTCGTGGAACACCAGCGCGAAGTAATACGACAACAGCACGCCCAAGGCGTAGCAAAAGAACACGGCCGCGGCCAGGGGCATGATGCTGGCGGGGGCGTGATGCTGCCCGCGATCGAGTTCACCGCGCAGGTCGGCCAGCGTCAGGCGCGGGCGGCCTTCGTTACGGGTGATGAAGTTGGCCAGCAGTACGATCCAGCGCCGGCGCAGGCTGTACGCCAGCAGCGACAGGGCGGTGGCGCCGAACAGCGCGCCCAGTCCCATGTACAAGTAGTGCTGCCGGGGCAGGCTGCGGTCGATCAGGAAGCCCAGCATGGGCATCAGCGCCAGGTAGAAGAAGCGCGTGACGGTGGTGGTGGCGTTCTGGATGGCATAGCCCGTCACCGCCTTGCCGGCCAGGCTGCCGGCCACCCGCGCGTAGTAGCTCAGGAACTCGAGCAGGTGTATGGCGGAAAAGCTGGCGACCACCAGCAGCATCAGCAAGGTCATGGCGAGTGGGAACGCGTGCCGGAATGCGCCAAGCATAGCGTTTTTCTATAAGCCTCCAGCATGATGTCGAGGCTGTGGTCCCAGGTGTAGTGCTGCAGCACATGCTCGCGGCCGCGCGCGCTCATCTGCGCGCGCAACTCAGGGTTGAGTACCAGGTCGACGATGCGCGCGGCGGCAAAACCCGGGTCATCCACGGGCACGATGAACCCGGATTCATTGTCGGCCACCACTTCGGCCGGGCCGTCGGCATCGGACACCACCACCGGCACGCCACAGGACGAGGCCTCCAGGATGGCCACGCCGAAGCTGTCCTGGCGACTCAGCGCCACATAGATATCCAGGTTGGCCAGCGCTTCGGGCACCTTGGCATGCGGAATGAAGCCTGCGAATACCACGCGTTCGTCAAGCTGCAGGTCACAGGCCAGTTTCTTCAGTTTTTTCTTCTGGCTGCCCTTGCCGTAGATGCGCAGCTCCAGGCGGCGGGCAATCTCGGGGTGCGAGCGGTCTAGTTGCGATACTACGATCTGAAACGCGCGTAGCAGCGTATCAATGCCGTATTGAGGTTCCAGGCCTTTGATGGTGCCGACCACAATCGCTTGTCCGTCATCATGGGCTTGTCCGTCATCACGGTGTCGCGGACAGAATTGCGTGTGATCGATGCCAAACGGCGTGATTGTCACCGGCAAAGGTTCGATCGCCGCGATCCGTCTGGCCATGGCACGGCTGGTAGACGCCACCAAGGTGGCAAAGCGCAAATTGTCAGTCAACAGTCGGCGATGCAGCGCGCTTTTATGAGGGAATTTATAGATATCCGTGCCCCATGCCGAAAGCAGCAAAGGCTGGAACTTGGCCAAGCGAGCGAGCAGCCCATACCCGCTGGCGTAGTGGGCATTGAGCAGCTCGGGCTGGATCTCGGCCAGCAAGCGGCGCACGCGCTTGGCCGCCAACGCGTAGCCCAGCGGAGCACGGCAGCGCAGCCTGTGCAGGTGCACCTGCGGCGACAGCTCGCGCCCGGGGGCGTGCAGCGTCAGGACATGGACTTCGATACCACGCTCGGCCAGGCCATTGGCCCAGCGTACGGTATGGATACTGTTGGCGGCGCCGAGGAGTGCTACGCGGGTGGGAATGCGCAAAGTTCTCTGTACAACTCTGCACTGCTCCATCCCGTAAGTCCTGCGGTGATTCAGACCCAGACTTATGATTTGCTTAGAGGCCGCCACCGGGTATGTGCCCCTTAATTCTTCAATATTGGATATGGCCACTAGCTTCCTTCTTGGCAATTCGTTGCGGCCCATGCCGTGACTAAAGGACCTGCTGTAATGTGCTCCGCTTTTCTTGCAGTGTCCTAAATAGCGCCCAGTTTCTGGCGAATCTCGGGACCATCGGTCCGCTCAACCGCCTTCGCCATGGCATGTAATGGATGCACGCGTCCTCAGGCGCTAGGCCTGAGGACATTTCTCATGACGGAATGAGAATCCACTTGTACGTGGGGTTTGCTTAGAAACCTATGTTGAGATAAAGCGAACCGTTATTGTCCGTCTGGCCATCGCCGAACTGGCCGTTGTAGCTGACGCCCATGGTGGCGCGCTTGCCAAGCGCCACCCCCAGCCCCAGATTCACCGCGGCGGCATCCTTTGCAATCGGCGCTCCCGCCACACTGAACGAGCTGCCCGCGCCCGTGATGAAGGCGACAGTGCGCCGAGTGTCGACATCGCCATTGGCGTGGCGCCAACCCAGCCCCCCATTCAAATAGGCTTGCGTGCCAGCCAGCTCGAAGGAAGTCTTGCCGCGCACCCCGAGCGTGGTCGTGACCGTCGTATCAGTGCGGCTGTCGCCTCGCAATGCGGCGTCGCCGCCGGATTCGCTGAAACCGTCGGTGTGCTGATTCAGCCAGGCAACCCCCAGATAAGGCCCGATCTGCGAGTCCGGTCCCACCGAAAAGGCATATCCGAGTTCGGTGAACGCCTGGAAACTTTGGGCGTCATAATCCGCCTTCAACGTCTGGTTGCCACCGAGATTCACATTGCGGCGCGTGTCGATACTGTGGTGGGTGTATGCCGCTCCAGCCAGGAATTCCACTTTTCCATTGGACCGGGCCCAGCTCTTGCCACCGTACAGCGCGGCCGTGTAGCTATCGACATCCGCCTTGGAAG
Proteins encoded in this region:
- a CDS encoding lipid II flippase family protein, with protein sequence MLGAFRHAFPLAMTLLMLLVVASFSAIHLLEFLSYYARVAGSLAGKAVTGYAIQNATTTVTRFFYLALMPMLGFLIDRSLPRQHYLYMGLGALFGATALSLLAYSLRRRWIVLLANFITRNEGRPRLTLADLRGELDRGQHHAPASIMPLAAAVFFCYALGVLLSYYFALVFHDYRSTISQLSGIINGAATVLLTFILEPRIARIVDSHAPGRVYAAVQRMLLGRLLAVGIAAPATFYVICSAFF
- a CDS encoding glycosyltransferase, with the translated sequence MGRNELPRRKLVAISNIEELRGTYPVAASKQIISLGLNHRRTYGMEQCRVVQRTLRIPTRVALLGAANSIHTVRWANGLAERGIEVHVLTLHAPGRELSPQVHLHRLRCRAPLGYALAAKRVRRLLAEIQPELLNAHYASGYGLLARLAKFQPLLLSAWGTDIYKFPHKSALHRRLLTDNLRFATLVASTSRAMARRIAAIEPLPVTITPFGIDHTQFCPRHRDDGQAHDDGQAIVVGTIKGLEPQYGIDTLLRAFQIVVSQLDRSHPEIARRLELRIYGKGSQKKKLKKLACDLQLDERVVFAGFIPHAKVPEALANLDIYVALSRQDSFGVAILEASSCGVPVVVSDADGPAEVVADNESGFIVPVDDPGFAAARIVDLVLNPELRAQMSARGREHVLQHYTWDHSLDIMLEAYRKTLCLAHSGTRSHSP